The nucleotide sequence ttgttcttcttctgcttctttacAGCGGAACTGCAGCGAGCAAGCAGAGCACTGCCGCCACCCAGTGTTCAACTACAGGAATGtcaatgattttcttttcttttctttactcatctttaatttactttttcttttcttttcttttctttactaatctttaatttactttttcttttcttttcttttatttacttatctttaatttactttttcttttcttttcttttctttccttatctttaatttactttttcttttctttactgtACTTTACTTTCTCCACAGttctttacttttacttttcttttgagAATCATTAAAGCAGCAGGAGACTAtaacatgttttaaacacaATCAATAAACACATGCAATCAAATGATCTGAAATACAGTGTGCACCACTGAATTAGTaattttgaaagaaaacactttgaATGTTGAATTTtctgctgagctccaggaggcaGCGCTGGCCTGTAAAAAGGAATCCagaccaatcaatcaatcagcagagctgcagggataaaaaaaaagaaaagcaaagtgtCGGTCCAAATATTCAATTTCATGTGACCAGAAGGTCAGGAGGGTAAAAAGACaccaataaatgtgtgtggCCTGAGTCAGACGTGACAGAACAGCCAGTCTGACTCATGCAGCCGTATAAGAGAACAGGCAACATGAACCTGCTCGTGGTTAACAATTTGCATGATGACACAGTTCCACAGAACCTCCacattcttttcatttgtttaatctcAAATAcacaatgtttgtgtctgtgtaacACATATTCAAAACTATTCTATTCGATCTCTGCACCAGATGTAGGACTCATTATTCAGTTGGCTGCGTTCGTTAATTTAATCTTGACGATTCTCTCTGCACGCCTCCTCTTTTATTACCTCATTTAAATTCTGAAAGCACCAAAATCTAATGCTCGTCCGGCCCCTAACTGAGTCGTCTCATCCTCAaactgaagttaaaaaaaagcttATTTAAGGAGTTCAAGGAGACTCTCactgctgtaaaaacacaagaataaccacacacatgcattaaaTGCACAGGTAATAAATGTAGTCTTTTAATGAGAACTTGTGTTGTTCAGGGAAATAAAACttatataataaaatagaaaaattaaatgagatacattttaaaactacTTCTAATAACAAGGTTAGTCAGTTGGGTACAGCTTCTGCAACTGATGACAAAAACTTCATAAAGTCCCTTAAGAACCTATGACAGCAAACGTGTGTGTActcgtttatttatttattttttggccaTCTCCATGGGACCTGGTCCAGTACAAACACTGCaggacctcatggggaccaaatcctggtcctaatgaggtaAGGCGTCATTTTGGAGGTCCCGGTTAAGGTTAGGAAGAAGATGAGGGATGAGGTTTAGCTTCAAAATGGATAAAAGTCAATGTTCTAAAGTCCTGATAAgcctgtatgtatgtgtgtgcctgtgtgtgtggttttcatttgcataccttgaaatttaaaacaaagcaAGTTCAAGTCTGCTCATTTTACTACCCGGGCACATGACAGATTAATTTTCATGAAGTCTGATCAGTGTGATGCAGTGAAGGTAAAGAGCTTCCTCCGAGTGacacagtgacagacaggtcagtAGAAtcagcaaacatacacacagacacacacacacacaggctggaaACTCATTCTGCTTTTCTGATGCTGGGTCGGGTTCCTCTCAGGGAGGAGTTTCCAGTCTCTCCGAGCCAATCAGGCCGAAAGGAAACAGGTCAGGTATCCGAAGAGGACCTCAGAGGGAGCGCAGGCCGGGCAGAGCAGCCACGCACAGCAGGAGGtaagagagcacacacacacagacacacacacacacacatacacacacctttaACCCTGTGAGATCACAGCCTTGTTGCACATCAATGTATAAAAGCAGAAATTCCAGCtacctctgagtgtgtgtgtttgtgtgtttgagtgagtgtCGGAGCAGAAATAGGACAGAGCCATTTTAAGACGAGGACGAGTGTTTTCACAAGTGTCAGTGTTTAAAGAAGATGCTGTGAAATGACGACGCTCGCCTTCATAAAAATTTGTGGATATCATATCAGcgaacagtttgtgtttttggtgtCATATGGTAAAATTTTCAGTTATTTGAATGAAGTTTGGTGTCGCTGATGAATTATTTAAgatcagaaacacagagatcATTTACTTAAGAAGATCCAGAAATCAGAGAATATAATCCTCAATATTTGAGTGTAAAATATAAGTgtgttgtttcattgtttttaaattaggTTTTGTTCTGCAGTTGAATAATTTCACTCGGTAGTGCAAGTCGTTTTAATTATAACCCAGAACCcttaaaaatatgttaaaatcaGGGTTCAAGCTTGTCATTATATTGACTTTTGCTGGTTTTTCACTGTTTCGTGcttaaatgttcatatttttgaATGGAGTTTGGTCCTGCAAGAAAagtatttcattcatttaaacatttttaatattatttttgtttaaacaactttaaaatatgtttataaCAGGATAGCCGTGTTTCTAAAAACCTGTGAAGATGATATAAACAGGGAGATTTTTACTTTGTCACGTGCACAGAGATGAAGTGAAACCTGTTGGAGGGcgctctgtgtttgtttctgtgcagaCGTACTGAAGAGGaatcaacaatgaaaacataaagagATAAATAAGATCAAAATTACTAATGAGATAGAACAGAAATCTGGATTTCATTGTTTTGGGCTTAAACGTTTAAGTTTTTGAATGACGTTTGGTCCTGCAGTCACCAATCAATTCCCTCACTTGAACTTTCTACTGTAATATTTGCTTTAAAAACCAATGTGCAAAATGGGATTTGTGCTTTTTTATTGTTAACATATTAAAATTAGAcagttttctattttaatttgtcaggtttaaaagtaaaacatttattaatacCTCACTGGAATATTATCATTACGACGGTTTCAAATTAGTGAGACTCAAGTGTCCTGTGCCTCAGTTTGACTGTGTTTTGgtccgtctctgtgtgtgtctgtctgtgtgtgtgtgtgtgtgtgtgtgtgtgtgtgtgccagtgtgtgtgtgccagtgtgacCATGTGTGTCaaagagtgtgaatgtgtgtgtgtgtgtgtagatagaAAGCAGGTCCCCTCTGTGTATCACTCGTCTATTTATAGTGAGAACAAATCCCAGATATGAGAGGAATCCTTCTACCACTTACGAGgcagccagagagaaagagagagggggcggggggggggggggggggtgagacagaaagagaaagaatggagagaagagaggaaacaaatcagtgagagagagatagaaagtgtaagtgagctggagagagaaacgTTTAAGGGTGTTTAAAATCAAGAATTAGACAATAGAGGGTTGTGTCATCAACAGGTAGGTTgcttctgctctgtgtgtgtgtctgtgttggcacgcgtgtgtctgtgtgtgtctgtgtgtgtcgatGTGTACACGTTTTTAATAGCTGGGACATATTTCATAGCTTTTAAAAGGAATAATCTTGTCCCAAGTATATTTTCCCTGTTTTAGTCCGGGTGGttctccatgttggtggatgtgacatggaccaaaccaagTCCTGAAAGAATAGATGGTTCACCCTCGgagatggtttctgtcgttTGAGCTCGTTGTCATCACGCTGGCGTTAGGTGTGTGTTAGtctcaagatggcagcgttcatgtCCTGGGTATTTTGGCATCATTTCTGGATattgggaggaagtgaagtcgcgtcgtccatctttgtttacagagCTGAAAACACGTGTAGCGTTATTGGTGCATCAATCAAGATCAGCATAGAGTTCCCACAGAGTCGTGTTTTACCGCTTGACGTCACTTTTCTTTAAATTCTACGATGGAATCCATAAAGCAGACGTTTGCTGAGTGTCGTCGTTCATTCACTCTTCTGTACGAgcagctttacacacacacacgcgaggAGAAGCAATTGTACCTGTGTTTAtaagtatgtgtatgtgtgtgcatactgTACAACATGTGTGTGCAAGTGAAAGGGCTTGTGGGGCTTTGCAGAGCGGCGTCAGAGGGCAGCTGCAGCccgagtgtgtgtctgtggttgtgtatCTCTGGGGGCGTCCAGGCTTTTGGTCTCATATCAAGGACGTCAGAGTGTGCGTTGTTGTTCAAACAGCACCGTGGCaactgtgctgcagcagagactcaGCCTCACTcagcttctctgctgctgctgcatgtgagccactttaagataagataaatagGACATGGAAACTTCTACCATCAGGAACCACTTGGGTCGGTGTTGATCTGCGAGACAGTGAAAAGAGGAGGGACTAAAACTGAACCAAGGCAACATGAGAGGATCCAATAAAAGAGATGTAAGAGAATGAACAAGGGAAACTTAAAATCTGTGCTGTTTCAAACCTTATTTCAGAAACACATTCATTGCGTTGAAGATCCACATGTTTTCTAAGGGTTTTGCGtattctttattgtttttgttcacttctttgcattttattttattcttgggCCACTCTCCATGTTTTTATCGTGCAGCACTGCAGTCAATgctgtttcttttaaatatcaTTTATAGAATagacacagagaaataaatcaaaaataaattatttcatgGCATGAAAAGCTTTTCAAATAAACTATGGGATAGTTTTTGTGTTGGTCAGtcctgaaaatgaatgaacaagaTAAACATTTAATCTGCAACAAGCATCTTAATTGTCACCATTGCAATAATTATACTGACATTAAGAGGTCATTTGGTGCAGATAGAATCAGGGAATAAGATTCTTTATagggtttgttttggtttaaactGAGGTCAGTGTGACAGATATTTACAGAGAGTAAATATATGTCTGCAGAAAACTGTGGagtgtatttatattcacaCTCACTGTACACTAAACCTCTACAGTACGCCACTAACTGTgctggacttttattttgacgttCCTTATGTCTCAGGGTCTCATGAATGATTCAGAGAACGAGTCCTCTACCTGCATCCGTCGCTAAGCAACTGAAACGCTATCCCGGCCCTTTAAAaccacagaaagagagagagagtcccaGAACCCTCATTATAAACACACTGTTAGATCCCACTGTGCCCCTGAACAGGAGTTCCTGACCCGCTCTCCGTTTAAAGGGTCCGAGTCTCCGGCTGCCAAGAGAGGCGACTTGGCCGAAGCCACTTTCAGTTTCCTACCAAAAGTCTGAACTCTGTTGAAAACTTCCCGACACCTCCACCTCTTTTTGTAAGACTTGAATGGAAGAGCAGGTGTAGGTGTAAAGCAGCGTCTTTACACTGAGgactgatttaaaaatgatttgacctgttttgttattttacttgtCCACCGCGGTACTTGCTCAAtatccccaaaacaaactataaaaagtTTGGGCAAGCAGCTTTTCTCTTGTTGTGCACCAAAGCTTTGGAACAAGCTCCCACCGCGCATCAGACAAGCTTCTTCtgtttttactctttcattttctattcattgaaatgttttcccaagtctttgttttattgctaacATGTTCTTATTGATGTGTTATTTCACGACtctgagctgcattttatgaaTGAACggtgctgtaaaaataaaagtgttctAATCAATTCATGCAGAGCATTGACCGTTATTCACCCTGCCCCACCCTGCTGTCCTCCGCACTTCTTTTGCAGAGGACAGAATAACATTGTCAGTAATCTCACTGACACGTTCACAGAAAGACAAGCCACAACACTTGATTCCTTGGGCCTCATCTATTATATTTCcttaattactattattaagaATGTACTACTGGTCACACATCACAGGTTTTATGGATTAATCATTACTTTAAAGatccagtgtataagatttaggtgaaagggatctattagcggaaatgttatataaaatattagagtgatgttttcacaagtgtgtaaTCATCCAActgtacgaattgttgtttctttaccctggaatgagccctttatattccaatactttatatttaaatatatatatatatcctctctacggaggctgccatgttttttacagtcgtccaaactggacaaactaaacacatttgaGTTtgtggaaggggagggggaggtgaggggtgttcagctgcaacatgcaacttcattactaaattctgcacactgaagCGTGTTATAAACCAGACATATgtacttttacacacacacacacacacacacacactctcagctAAATGTCTGATCTGTGCTTGCTCCAGGTCAGTGGACTCACTGGAAGGATTATGTCCAAACCTTCATCCAACGTCAGAGCCCTTcaggtaaaacattttcatctatAGTATCTGCataatacagtgtgtgtgtgtgtgtgtgtgtgtgtgtgtgtgtgtgtgcttatattcaatacttatttattactgtaatacttttttactgattttaatatttttactatCCCCTTTGCTGCTGATAAACATCACATCATATAACATAATTGATCACATGACATCAATAAAAACTATCCCGGTTATAAAACCTGTTATAAAACACtcctgacaaaataaataatttataatcaATTCAATAATGATGCAAGTAAAAAGTCACATTTAGGGAAACGTTATAAATGAGTCTAAAATTATATGAGattgttttatataataataataatattaacaataattataaatgtatttctataGCACTTGTCCAAACAAGGTTACAACTTATTTGTATATATAAACCAACTGATCATGTATCAACAGTAAAAAATACAGCAGATAAGAAATATAAAGTAGTATTAGACAGAGATACTCAAAGTGAACCTCAAAATTGAGTTAATTTAATGAATTACTTTCCAGTAGAGGTGAAAATGAATTCACCCTAACCCATTCTACCctgataataatgaaaatacaacaaacacGGAGGCTTCAATCGTTTCCACGTTACAGTATTTATTGATAAAAGGCAAATACAGAGCTCTGACTGTGCATATACAGCACCAAGGCTTTATTAGTGCAGAGATGCAGCGAGGCGGAGGGATGCGCAgtcgtctgtgtttctgttgcgATGCCTCCACGTGTGTGTTTCCTTCTCGTCTGTCTCTCATCTCATTGTGCTCGTTTTCATGTCTAACCATGGGACAGGCATCAGAACAGAGGGGGTTTCAATACCAGTTCAGTACAAACATGAGGTTCTCGTAGTGCGGTCTCCACCAACAgtttaaaacataaacaagaACAGCAGCACAGCTTCACATTAGAACTTAAtgacatttcattaaaaaaaaaacccacaaaaaaaactttatagAAAACACTTCTCCTTTTAGGGTCACAGGTCTCCAGGCCATCCAAAAGTTTGTCTCTGAGATAGAAATACAGCACATGGACGACTTCAGGGTGTTTTATTCACTTGTAGGTTGTGTTAGAGGACAACGTGCACAAACGCAGAATCGAGAGGTCCAGAGTGACCGCAAACAATGGAACCATGTTTGTGGGTCTCTGAGGTTGTTCTGTGTCCCTGTGCAGTTGCTTTAAGTGTCTTTGTCGTCTTCTCAggtctctttgtgtttggttACAGTCTCATCGTGGTCATTTTTCATCCCTTGGTTGTTAAAAGTCTCATTTCACTGGTTTACGGTCTCTTCGTGACCATTGAGATTCTCTTTGTGGAGGTGAGCGTCTCTGTTCGGTGGTTAATCTCTTCTAACTCGTTTAAAGTCTGCAGAgtctctctgtggttgtttagtCTTGGTCGTTCAGATTCGGTCATGTTTAGGTTATTTAAAGTCTCTCTTTAGTCTGTCATAAAAAGTGCGGGATTTCAGGTGCCTAAGCAAGTAAAAGTACATAACACTGGTTTATAGCATGCTTAAAGAAAAGTTAGTACATATAACCTAACTAATGAGAAACGAATATTAGTACGGAACCTCtggtaaaatgaatgaaatataaccagAAGAAAATTCCTTAAAGAGTTGattaatgaaatgaatcaaGGTCACATGAGGTTTAAGTGTTAGGCcttgttttttctgtcactctGTAAGAAAGCTGTTGGAAAAAGAGGAACCGATGTGAAAAGCAGTTGGAGATAAAAGTGTCCTGTGAGAAAGTGGAAGTGCAGCGGACAGCAGGGCGGGGCAGCGTTGATAGTGGTCAAACACTAGAATGTGTGTACGATATAATCTGTTTTCATTACTAAGACAATGTCTCGAAACTGCTAATTCATTGTAACGATGCCTGGGAGAGTCGAGAagaggggtggagagagagcgaggagtATGTAAAGGGTAAACTGGGGAGAATAGAGGTTCTTCTTTCTCGGCGGCCAAGCCGACCGACGGTGAAGGTCCTTCCCAGATGCGGACCAGAGACAGAGAATTCAGTCTCCTCTCAAAGCGTCCGCGGATCGTATCTGCAGTTTGGATTTAAGTATTCTGGGACGTCCAATATCTCAACAACGAGACAACTTAAAGGAGCTGTGGATTACAAAAAAATCTTTCTGTGGATACTTTTGCCTGCTCTTCCATTACAAAAGAGGATCATCGGACGAGTcgcctctcaccctctctctctctcatcatgtTATCAATTGTATTACAGTGTGCTGAAGTTTTTAGACTTCTATATTTTTActctttactttttaaactttgaaGCTTTGCCCCTGCTAATTCATCGcagtaaatattttcattaataGTAGTTGTGGACATTGAATCTATGCTCAGTATGATAGTAAATGGATTTCTTTAAGGTTACTCTCGCCAGTCATTACTGAACAAATCCTTGGATCttaaaaaagccacaaaacTAATTCATATAGTTTCTTTGTTGTCCAAGAGTCTATTTTAGTCGCTGAAAGTCTTTTGTGGTCTTTTTGGACTCTTTTTGGTTGTTATGGTCACTTTGTGGTCGCTCGCCGCCTCTTTGTCGTTGTTAAGTCTCTTTTTATTTGGTCAACGTATCTTATTAATAATTTATAGTCTGTGATCATTTGGAGTCTCTTCGTTCAAGTGACTTCCCAACAGGAAATGTTGACAGTCACTTGAAACAGAAGCCCTGGCTGCAGGATCCCACAGGTCCTGGTAGGTCTGCTCACTAACCCTTCCATGCTAAGCTGGAGCACGCTAAGCGTAAAGACAGGCAACAATCCCAGCCCAAGCGACATCACAATAATTACAAATCTTAGCAAACATGCTGTGAATGAGGCGACTCCTTCCAGAACGTCCTCTCTGAGCTTTATACCTTAATCtctagaaaaaaataaataaaactctcTGGTAGAACAACATCCAGCAtcacacagcacacactcaGTCTGTACAGCTGTACAATGTCAGCATATATACAATACATTACAGAACAGTAGCATACAAAACACGTCTAATACAAAGATGTCAGGGCACGCAGCAGTAGAACATCAAGTTagcaggcctgtgtgtgtgtgtgtgtgtgtgtgtgtgtgtgtgtgtgtgttttaaaaagacaGACGTCTCTTTTAGGGACATGATGAGAACCAGGAAACATTGGTCATAATCAAAACAAGGCATTCTGAGGAAACAGCAGCCGtgctcacacgcacgcacacacacactgacaggaaactgagtgtgtttgagtgatgaAAGTCCCTCATTGGCTCTTCTCCTCGTCCTTCAGGCTAATTTGAACATCCCGATGGGAGGTCTGCGTCCAGGGGCGGGACATCCTgtcaagaggagagaggagacagttgacacagaggaggtgagacaacacaacacacacacacacacacacacacacacacacacacacacacacatgaaagaaaacatgtacTTGTAGATTTTCCAAATattatgtttgttgtgttctttttttatttcaggctcaTTCCCCAGAGCAGCCCAGCGTCGCAGCCCAGAcgccagaggagaagaaggcgTTGCCTGGTGCGGTGAAGCTGCCCGGGCCTGCGGTGAACCTATCAGAGCTGCAGAACGTCAAGAGCGAACTACGATGGGTCACCAAGGATTAACACGTAGGTACGAGAGGTGGTCATTGTCAAATGAGTGCCCTCAGATTTCCTCTTAAATAAGCCGCTTGGGCTTAAAGAGTCCAAAGCAAAAGATGCAAATCAGAAACACAAGAGACCAGTTTACACAAATTTGGGAATTATGCAAATAGCATGTAACAAATCCACAAATACAGGTTTGCAAATACAGGGAAAGAAGCAAACTggaatttgaataaaaaacaagtaGAGAAAGGACACATCAACATGTCTGCAGTTTCTATATCCACTACTTCAGGGCAGGATATCGTGTCCAGTCCAAATACTGTATCGATGATGTCCCAATAACATATCGATTAACACAACAGTCTCATAATAACTGGTAATAATACTCATTTATCtatatattctatttatatttAGCTATTTAAAGCTAATTAAATACTGAAAAGTaccaaaaaaatgaaacttgAAAATCCAGTTACCAGTGTCGCACCTAAACTGTTGGTGGATTTAAAATGCTCaataaatatgatatgataaaTCCTGAGGTTCAGATCGACGATACTGTGACGCCACAATCATTTCATGCAGTGGTTGGAGCTCACCACTGGATGTCGCTGTGGTCTGCTCAGCCCCTATGTTTGGGtcaagaagtgtgtgtgtgtgtgtgtgtgtgtgtgtgtgtgtgtgtgtgtgtgtgttgatgcctGGTGTGTGTGGGCAGAGGGGGTTGAGTCAGGCtctatatttatactttattagtgtgtgtgtgtgtgtgtgtgtttgtgtgtgtgtgtgtgtgtgtgtgtttctgtgtgtgtgactttctcAGTGGGACacagaaaccacaacatcccaaCACTCTGGCTGCGTCCTGCCCAAACCATGTGGGCGTACTGTGTGGGAGACAAatgagggagaggtggagggaaaGAAGCAGAATCTGGCTGAAGTTTTACTCATAAACAAATTTGTCAGACGCAGTGCCGCTcttttgataaataaataataaatatcactACAAACTATTTCTGAGCAGAGTCTGTATCTACACATTCACTGCAAAACTGTACACAGCAGCAGAATCCGAGTCCTGCAAggcacaaagaaaataaacaagtgtCTCACA is from Paralichthys olivaceus isolate ysfri-2021 chromosome 17, ASM2471397v2, whole genome shotgun sequence and encodes:
- the smpx gene encoding small muscular protein, with protein sequence MSKPSSNVRALQANLNIPMGGLRPGAGHPVKRREETVDTEEAHSPEQPSVAAQTPEEKKALPGAVKLPGPAVNLSELQNVKSELRWVTKD